From a single Octopus sinensis linkage group LG5, ASM634580v1, whole genome shotgun sequence genomic region:
- the LOC115212162 gene encoding myelin gene regulatory factor-like A yields the protein MSNTNRENIGNEDNIDIYNSNIHSDINTSNNSSNTNNVDNYDMAIELNDSVNGSINGNTALENNITYNNDNYTHNNLNSSNMRYLSLNNSKSEDYPPRCNCRIKSKCPAPGLCGAHNVIYKCTITTENSKFLYLGCTIKFKQRVSNHISSFKLRHKAGCTTLSSKIWELKDNNIKYNHKWEIVRNNREWQLIAVCWSKIMFPYKS from the exons atgagcaATACAAATAGAGAAAATATCGGGAATGAAGATAACATTGATATCTATAACAGCAATATACATTCGGATATAAATACAAGCAATAATAGTAGCAATACCAATAATGTTGATAATTATGATATGGCTATAGAGCTAAATGATAGTGTAAACGGATCGATTAATGGTAACACAGCTTTAGAGAACAACATTACctataataacgataattatactcataataatCTGAATAGCAGCAATATGAGATATCTATCCTTAAATAATTCTAAATCTGAAGATTATCCCCCTAGGTGTAATTGTAGGATTaagtcaaaatgcccggcacctggtctgtGTGGGGCCCATAACGTAATCTATAAATGCACTATAACTACTGAGAATagcaaatttctttatttggGTTGTACTATAAAATTTAAGCAACGAGTTAGCAATCATATCTCCTCATTTaagttacgtcataaagctggttgcACCACACTTTCCAGtaagatctgggaactcaaagataataatattaaatataaccatAAATGGGAAATAGTTAGAAATAACAGG GAGTGGCAGTTAATAGCTGTTTGCTGGTCAAAAATAATGTTCCCTTATAAATCTTAA